A single Pedobacter sp. PACM 27299 DNA region contains:
- the dnaA gene encoding chromosomal replication initiator protein DnaA, with protein MQNTCTQVWNNCLQIIKDNIPAQSFKTWFEPISALKLEGSVLTVQVPSLFFYEWLEEHYVALLRKTVKQQLGAEGRLEYNIVVDKSTNGALPYTTNMPSNGSMSSTNRKQSMPVPVNVNRDIKNPFVIPGLKKMNVDPQLNSNYTFDTFVEGDCNRLARSAGHAVAAKPGATSFNPLMIYGASGLGKTHLAQAIGNEIRQNLPDKLVIYLSCEKFCQQFVESLKNNTINDFVNFYQAMDVIIMDDIHNFAGKEKTQDIFFHIFNHLHQSGKQIIITSDKSPKDLTGLEERLLSRFKWGLSADLQIPELETRIAILRKKMYADGIDLPDEVVEYVAHNIDNNVRELEGAMVSLLAQSTMNKKEIDLQLAKSMLKNFIKNTTKEVSMDYIQKLVCDYFEVPVHLLKAPTRKREIVQARQISMYLSKGMTKSSLKTIGAFFGGRDHSTVIYACQTVEDLIQTDKTFRAYVNDIEKKLKMS; from the coding sequence ATGCAAAACACTTGTACCCAAGTATGGAATAACTGTCTCCAAATCATAAAGGATAATATCCCGGCCCAGAGCTTCAAGACCTGGTTCGAACCGATATCAGCCCTTAAGCTAGAAGGCAGCGTTTTAACTGTACAAGTACCTAGTTTGTTCTTCTACGAGTGGCTGGAAGAGCATTACGTGGCATTATTACGTAAAACGGTTAAACAACAACTTGGCGCGGAAGGACGTTTAGAGTATAATATAGTGGTAGATAAATCTACAAATGGAGCACTGCCTTATACGACTAATATGCCATCAAACGGAAGCATGTCTTCTACCAACAGAAAACAATCTATGCCGGTTCCTGTAAATGTGAACAGAGACATTAAGAATCCATTTGTGATTCCTGGATTGAAAAAGATGAATGTAGATCCACAGCTGAATTCAAACTATACGTTTGATACTTTTGTGGAAGGGGATTGTAACCGCCTTGCCCGTTCGGCAGGACATGCAGTAGCTGCAAAACCTGGTGCAACTTCATTTAACCCATTAATGATCTATGGTGCTTCAGGTTTGGGAAAAACCCACCTGGCACAGGCGATTGGAAATGAAATCAGACAAAACCTTCCTGATAAGTTAGTGATCTACTTATCATGTGAAAAATTCTGCCAGCAGTTCGTAGAATCATTGAAAAACAATACCATTAATGATTTCGTGAATTTCTATCAGGCAATGGATGTGATCATCATGGATGATATTCACAACTTCGCCGGAAAAGAAAAAACTCAGGATATCTTCTTTCACATCTTCAACCATTTACACCAATCTGGCAAGCAGATCATCATCACTTCTGATAAGTCTCCAAAAGACCTGACCGGTTTAGAGGAACGCTTATTGAGTCGTTTCAAATGGGGCCTTTCAGCAGATCTTCAGATCCCTGAACTGGAAACCAGAATTGCGATCTTAAGAAAGAAGATGTATGCAGATGGAATTGATCTTCCTGATGAAGTGGTAGAATACGTGGCACATAACATCGACAACAACGTTCGTGAGCTGGAAGGCGCAATGGTTTCGCTATTGGCACAATCCACCATGAATAAAAAAGAAATTGATTTGCAGCTGGCTAAATCAATGTTAAAGAACTTTATCAAAAACACTACAAAAGAAGTTTCAATGGATTATATCCAGAAGCTGGTTTGTGATTATTTTGAAGTTCCGGTACATTTATTAAAAGCGCCAACCCGTAAAAGGGAAATCGTTCAGGCCCGTCAGATTTCTATGTATTTATCAAAAGGGATGACTAAGTCTTCTTTGAAAACTATCGGCGCCTTCTTTGGTGGCAGAGATCACTCTACAGTGATTTACGCTTGTCAGACGGTAGAAGATCTGATTCAAACAGATAAGACTTTCAGAGCTTATGTGAATGACATTGAGAAAAAACTGAAAATGAGCTAA
- a CDS encoding AcvB/VirJ family lysyl-phosphatidylglycerol hydrolase yields the protein MDHFKTALLIGMIVLLSGCGLFLRNRKTTHAGLERYDYDLPVILYPSSVPESGKLIFVLSGDGGWLDFEDELAQEFSKNGFHTIGFNTRNYFWEQRSPEELSKHLLLLLRTYRRKYHATEIYLCGYSFGADIIPFAYNLLPAPAKRRIAAIQLCSPFATSDFKVRTVDLLNLGGDDKPYKVIPEVEKISIPILCYYGEGEEPKALKDISLKNFKLMLLPGSHSYEFPATQKIVSGLLKKTH from the coding sequence ATGGACCATTTCAAAACTGCGCTCCTAATTGGCATGATCGTCTTACTTTCTGGCTGTGGATTGTTTTTACGCAATAGGAAAACCACGCATGCAGGACTGGAGAGGTACGATTATGACTTACCAGTGATACTTTATCCAAGCAGTGTACCGGAGTCTGGCAAGCTGATCTTTGTCCTTTCCGGTGATGGTGGCTGGCTGGACTTTGAAGATGAGCTCGCCCAGGAGTTTTCCAAAAACGGTTTCCACACCATTGGTTTCAATACGCGGAATTATTTCTGGGAACAGCGGAGTCCAGAAGAACTTTCTAAACACTTGTTGTTGCTGTTGAGAACCTACCGCAGGAAGTACCATGCGACTGAAATCTACCTCTGCGGTTATTCCTTCGGCGCAGACATCATTCCCTTTGCTTACAACCTGCTCCCTGCCCCTGCAAAAAGAAGGATCGCTGCCATCCAGCTTTGCTCGCCTTTTGCCACCAGCGACTTTAAAGTACGTACTGTTGATTTACTCAATCTTGGTGGTGATGACAAACCCTACAAGGTAATTCCAGAGGTTGAAAAGATCAGCATTCCCATCCTCTGCTATTATGGGGAGGGAGAAGAACCGAAAGCATTAAAAGACATTTCCCTTAAAAATTTCAAACTGATGCTCTTGCCTGGCAGCCACAGCTACGAATTCCCTGCTACTCAAAAGATTGTATCCGGGCTATTGAAAAAGACGCATTGA
- a CDS encoding ATP-dependent DNA helicase has translation MSTVDSANEIFDNVISFIEYTNQSIFLTGKAGTGKTTLLRKIKETTAKKTVIVAPTGVAAMNAKGVTINSLFQLPPGSFFPGDVNLASLRAGVVSIKSLLTELNYSKERKTLLMELELMIIDEVSMVRCDVIDAVDAILKMVRKNDAPFGGVQLLLIGDLFQLPPVTKREDWELLSRIYPSPYFFEATIVKQNPLLQVELKKVFRQTEPEFVDILNDIRNNQIGEERLAILNQRFDPLFKQAAGSNHIIITSHNAEANTINNEKADELEGEDFVFEGQVEGTFSNQVLPVEQSLRLKIGAQVMFIKNDTGDDRKFYNGKIGKVKSIIGEEIYISFPDEEEPLLLERSSWQSFEYKANENNAIVQQQVGEFFQFPIKLAWAVTIHKSQGLTFDSAIIDAGNSFVSGQVYVALSRVRTLNGLILRSKINKESLRSNIEVLNYMKLGNVDSLTDFLAAAQERYIIHLFSSAFSFNELTDSFEKLSADHEVMKSTDPEFRSMIGNLSRSIEALQQVSIRFQSQLRQLQKESGLKDPSAIHTRMDAAYNYFAKELSLQVINLLNKHIRTKPKNKSDQKLVSLFTQHRLVADHKIYKIRAATEIAAKPEHWENQHELMKKIQDLLKKKMNSPGAAQNATTMQLF, from the coding sequence ATGAGTACTGTGGATTCCGCCAATGAAATTTTTGACAATGTCATCTCCTTTATAGAATATACCAACCAAAGCATTTTCCTGACCGGGAAAGCCGGAACCGGGAAAACGACTTTACTGAGGAAAATAAAAGAGACGACAGCGAAAAAAACGGTGATTGTTGCACCAACCGGTGTAGCAGCCATGAATGCCAAAGGCGTAACCATCAATTCCCTGTTTCAATTGCCTCCGGGATCTTTCTTTCCTGGAGATGTGAACCTGGCCAGTTTAAGAGCCGGCGTTGTATCCATCAAAAGCCTCCTTACAGAACTCAACTATTCGAAAGAAAGAAAAACATTATTGATGGAGCTGGAGCTCATGATCATTGATGAGGTATCTATGGTGCGCTGTGATGTCATTGATGCGGTGGATGCGATACTTAAGATGGTCAGAAAAAATGACGCACCCTTTGGCGGCGTACAGCTCTTATTGATCGGAGATCTTTTCCAATTGCCTCCGGTCACCAAAAGAGAAGACTGGGAATTGCTGAGCAGAATCTATCCCTCCCCTTATTTCTTTGAGGCGACTATCGTGAAGCAAAACCCACTATTGCAAGTGGAGCTGAAAAAGGTGTTCCGCCAAACAGAACCTGAATTCGTGGATATCCTAAACGACATCAGGAACAACCAGATCGGAGAAGAAAGACTGGCGATCTTAAACCAGCGTTTTGATCCTTTGTTTAAACAGGCAGCAGGCTCTAACCATATTATCATTACTTCTCATAATGCAGAAGCCAATACCATCAACAATGAAAAAGCAGATGAGCTGGAAGGTGAAGATTTTGTTTTCGAAGGTCAGGTGGAAGGTACTTTTAGCAACCAGGTATTGCCGGTAGAACAGTCTTTACGCCTCAAAATTGGCGCGCAGGTAATGTTCATTAAAAATGACACTGGCGACGACCGCAAATTCTACAATGGTAAAATTGGAAAAGTAAAATCAATCATAGGAGAAGAAATTTACATCTCTTTTCCAGATGAGGAAGAACCTTTATTACTGGAAAGATCGTCATGGCAGTCATTTGAATACAAAGCGAATGAAAACAATGCCATTGTCCAGCAGCAGGTCGGTGAATTTTTCCAATTCCCGATCAAATTGGCATGGGCGGTAACCATCCATAAGAGTCAGGGCTTAACTTTCGATAGTGCCATTATTGATGCAGGGAACTCCTTTGTATCCGGGCAGGTATACGTGGCTTTGAGTAGAGTGAGGACCTTAAATGGTTTGATTCTCCGTTCAAAAATCAACAAAGAAAGCCTGCGTTCCAATATCGAAGTACTCAACTACATGAAACTGGGGAATGTAGATTCCTTAACGGATTTCCTGGCCGCAGCTCAGGAAAGATATATTATTCATTTGTTCAGCAGTGCTTTCTCTTTTAATGAACTCACAGATTCATTTGAGAAGTTAAGTGCAGACCATGAGGTCATGAAGTCTACAGATCCGGAATTCAGATCGATGATTGGCAACCTGAGCAGGTCTATTGAAGCCTTACAGCAGGTCTCCATTCGTTTTCAATCTCAGCTCAGACAGCTTCAAAAAGAGAGTGGTTTGAAAGATCCATCTGCCATTCATACCAGGATGGATGCGGCTTATAATTATTTTGCGAAAGAACTCAGCCTGCAAGTCATCAATCTTTTAAACAAGCATATCCGTACCAAACCGAAAAACAAGTCAGATCAAAAACTGGTGTCGCTGTTTACACAGCATCGTTTAGTAGCAGACCATAAGATTTATAAGATACGGGCTGCGACAGAGATCGCGGCAAAGCCGGAACATTGGGAAAATCAGCATGAACTGATGAAAAAGATTCAGGACTTATTGAAAAAGAAAATGAACTCGCCTGGGGCGGCACAAAATGCCACCACCATGCAATTGTTCTAA
- a CDS encoding lysophospholipid acyltransferase family protein, which translates to MIQQQGKSIHKKVNHSMEPKNAIGFFTRFNSKIGILLLNSLSRLPFPLLYLFSDFLYLVIYKAAGYRKSVVRKNLRNAYPDKSAAALKTIEIANYRYLSRIMVEIFKMRTLSEKELSRRVRFKNITLVAKHLDQGQSILICSPHYGNWEWSVLAMALHVKAHIYTIYKPLSNPLFDKWFYQTRNRYGNTMVPMRHTLRAIKDSENETSIFCFANDQAPPKEESHHWVDFLNQPTAFHLGVEKIAQRTKRPVFYAAMKTIKKGFYEIDFAAISLSPEQTKPLEITKTYARKLEETLNEAPPYWLWTHKRWKHQPEANQTENIQMERILNINDSTSQFV; encoded by the coding sequence ATGATTCAACAACAAGGTAAATCAATTCACAAAAAAGTGAATCATTCCATGGAGCCAAAAAACGCTATCGGTTTTTTCACCCGATTCAACTCTAAAATCGGCATCCTTCTCCTGAATTCATTATCCAGGCTTCCTTTTCCTTTGCTTTATTTGTTTTCAGACTTCCTATACCTTGTCATTTACAAAGCTGCTGGCTATAGAAAATCAGTGGTTCGGAAAAACCTGCGCAATGCCTATCCTGACAAAAGCGCTGCAGCATTAAAAACCATAGAAATTGCTAATTATAGATACCTGTCTAGAATCATGGTGGAGATCTTCAAAATGCGTACGCTCTCTGAAAAAGAGCTGAGCCGCCGTGTAAGATTCAAAAACATAACACTGGTTGCCAAACATCTGGATCAGGGCCAAAGTATTCTGATCTGCTCCCCACATTACGGAAATTGGGAATGGTCTGTACTGGCTATGGCTTTACACGTTAAAGCGCACATTTACACCATTTACAAACCACTAAGTAACCCGCTGTTCGACAAATGGTTTTACCAGACCCGGAACCGGTATGGCAATACCATGGTTCCCATGCGCCATACTTTGAGGGCGATCAAAGACAGTGAAAATGAAACCTCCATATTCTGTTTCGCCAATGATCAGGCGCCACCAAAGGAAGAATCTCACCATTGGGTGGATTTCCTGAATCAGCCCACGGCCTTCCACCTTGGCGTAGAGAAGATTGCACAAAGAACAAAACGTCCGGTTTTTTACGCAGCAATGAAAACGATTAAAAAGGGATTTTATGAGATTGACTTTGCAGCGATCTCCTTAAGTCCGGAACAGACCAAACCTTTAGAAATCACAAAAACTTACGCGAGAAAATTAGAAGAAACACTAAATGAAGCTCCTCCTTATTGGCTTTGGACTCACAAACGATGGAAACATCAGCCGGAAGCCAATCAAACAGAAAACATACAGATGGAAAGAATTTTAAATATAAACGACTCAACATCCCAGTTTGTATAA
- a CDS encoding MFS transporter, giving the protein MEQNIASQIAPPFSGYQKLVIVLLALLQFTIVLDFMVLAPLGDFLMKSLSITPKGFGLVVSSYAFSAGASGILAAGFADKFDRKKLLLFFYTGFIVGTLCCAMSTTYEMLLGARIITGLFGGVIGAISMTIVTDLFAVHQRGRVMGFVQMAFAASQILGIPIGLYLANIWGWHAAFYMIVLLAIGIALTVLFKVKPIDKHLAIQSDKNAFLHLWHAVTNPSYQTGFLATAFLSVGGFMLMPFGSAYLINNINISQEELPMVFMFTGLGSIIMMPLIGKLSDKLDKFMIFCAGSLLAVVMILIYTNMTPVPLWQVVLLNTVLFMGIMSRMIPATTLTMSIPDQQDRGAFMSVNASLQQLAGGIAALCAGLIVTQETKSSPLQHYDTLGIVVSVLIIICGFFVYRVNVMVKKKGQA; this is encoded by the coding sequence ATGGAACAAAATATAGCCAGCCAGATTGCGCCGCCGTTCTCTGGTTATCAAAAACTAGTCATTGTCTTACTGGCCTTGCTGCAATTTACCATCGTACTGGATTTTATGGTGCTTGCCCCATTGGGTGATTTCCTGATGAAATCTTTGTCGATTACGCCAAAAGGTTTCGGCCTCGTGGTTTCTTCTTACGCTTTTAGTGCGGGAGCTTCCGGGATTTTAGCCGCCGGTTTTGCCGACAAATTTGACCGTAAAAAGCTATTGCTATTTTTCTATACTGGATTTATCGTCGGTACTTTGTGCTGCGCCATGTCTACCACTTATGAGATGTTATTAGGTGCTAGAATTATAACTGGCCTGTTTGGCGGTGTAATTGGCGCGATTTCTATGACCATCGTTACCGATCTTTTTGCGGTTCATCAACGCGGCAGGGTGATGGGATTTGTACAAATGGCTTTTGCTGCCAGTCAGATTTTAGGAATTCCTATCGGCCTTTACCTGGCGAATATCTGGGGTTGGCATGCCGCTTTTTACATGATTGTACTATTGGCCATTGGAATCGCATTAACAGTGCTGTTTAAGGTGAAACCCATCGATAAACACCTGGCCATTCAATCGGATAAAAATGCCTTTTTACACCTTTGGCATGCGGTTACCAATCCATCCTATCAAACCGGATTCCTCGCCACAGCTTTTTTAAGCGTCGGAGGATTCATGCTGATGCCTTTTGGAAGTGCTTATTTAATCAATAATATCAATATCAGTCAGGAGGAATTACCGATGGTATTTATGTTTACCGGTCTTGGTTCCATCATCATGATGCCGTTGATTGGTAAATTGAGTGATAAGCTGGATAAATTTATGATCTTTTGCGCAGGCTCTTTGCTCGCAGTGGTCATGATCCTGATTTATACCAATATGACACCAGTCCCCTTGTGGCAGGTGGTGCTCTTGAATACGGTCCTGTTTATGGGAATTATGAGCCGGATGATTCCTGCAACTACCTTAACGATGAGTATTCCAGATCAGCAAGATAGGGGAGCATTCATGAGTGTGAACGCCTCTTTACAGCAGTTAGCAGGCGGTATAGCTGCCCTTTGTGCCGGATTAATTGTGACGCAGGAAACAAAAAGCAGTCCGCTGCAGCATTACGATACCTTAGGCATCGTAGTTTCTGTACTGATTATAATCTGTGGTTTCTTCGTGTATCGGGTAAACGTGATGGTGAAAAAGAAAGGACAAGCTTAA
- a CDS encoding tetratricopeptide repeat protein, which translates to MSEAVNGATPELSTEVADEILKLSEIGNEYIDEDDFDSAIGAWEEALALIPEPQNEYIQSVWLNASIGDAYFLQDDFKKALRFFEIAKSNTKEDVNGNPFIMLRLGECYLEQGDKEKTKDYLLKAYLLEPDGIFYGEEDKYFDFLKANVELKAQG; encoded by the coding sequence ATGAGTGAAGCAGTAAATGGTGCAACCCCAGAGCTTTCTACCGAGGTAGCGGATGAGATCCTAAAGCTTTCAGAAATTGGAAATGAATATATTGATGAGGATGATTTTGATAGTGCTATCGGCGCATGGGAAGAAGCATTGGCTTTAATTCCTGAGCCTCAAAATGAATATATCCAAAGTGTTTGGTTGAATGCTTCTATAGGAGATGCTTATTTTCTTCAGGATGATTTCAAAAAAGCATTGCGCTTTTTCGAAATTGCGAAAAGCAATACCAAAGAAGATGTAAATGGCAACCCTTTTATCATGCTGCGTTTAGGAGAATGTTACTTGGAGCAAGGCGATAAAGAAAAAACGAAAGACTATCTTTTAAAAGCTTATTTACTAGAACCAGACGGTATCTTCTATGGTGAAGAAGACAAATATTTTGACTTCTTAAAAGCCAATGTAGAGTTAAAAGCACAAGGCTAG
- a CDS encoding AsmA family protein, whose amino-acid sequence MKKVLKITGITLSAIVLLLFIVPYLMPKTISKTVEKWVNGNIKGEVHFEDSSLSFFRHFPSLTLSLQNFTLKGSAPFQQDTLLHTKELAFRVDLSTVFSDQIKIDQVFINEADIHVKVDEKGNANYNVYESKPDSTQKAPENSNTAIKIEGIFIKKSNLTYNDQSVPMLISAKGLNYSGQGDFSKAIFDLKSQANIDSLDVVYAGSPYLLGKKINAKLLTKINTNSLDLMFDENDLQINSLPIHFVGRFSFIKDGYDINFKTKAKETDLHNIFSALPPEVASRVEKTNIKGYAEIEASLIGKYLAKSNTMPTATFNMKIRDGEISNPKAPESISKLYLNLQTKLPSLNMDSLSINMDSLYFNMGKDHLSSVVKLNGLVSPEIYIKTRASIDLEKWGKIFSVDLIRGHYDIDLHADGKYSKKVVRSGIRKVDTVIASIPKFRLFSKVTNGYFKFASLPAAIDKINFSINGQNPDGNYKNTKIEISNIDIQALSSYIRGSAKLQTAENMPVDVQLQSMVNFAEIKNFYPLKDLELNGELHVDLQSKGGYNKLKKLFPVTTASIQLANGRIKTAHLDQPLEKIVIDAALVNKDGKLKGTQLNIKPISFQMAGQPFMLKADVKNFENVAYHISSKGTIDIGKMYQLFAVKGYQIKGSIFSNVSFNGLQSDAMNGRYHKLNNHGRVVIKSLNLESDLFPKTFLIRNGVFSFAQDKMKFENFQASYGRSNISMKGHLGNIINYVLSDKAKLTGNFSMDTKALYADEFMAYNGVPVEASGKAMPSNGVIIIPGNLDVELLANAGTVYYNDLKIKDAKGTLALNNGVMSLKQASFNLIDAPVVMDATYKSLSPKSATFDYHLTAKEFDIAKAYKEIKLFREMATSAGKMKGVIGLDYQLSGKLNQDMFPVFPSLKGAGLLSVKKISMSGFKLMNAIGKATKRDSLSNPDLSEINIKSTINNNIITIERFKMRVAGFRPRFEGQVSFDGRLNLSGRLGLPPFGLIGIPLSITGTQDKPKVALKRNKDAKLEETEDDTE is encoded by the coding sequence TTGAAAAAAGTTCTTAAAATTACGGGGATCACCCTCTCCGCTATCGTATTGCTCTTATTTATTGTCCCTTACCTGATGCCCAAAACCATTTCCAAAACCGTGGAAAAATGGGTGAATGGGAATATAAAAGGAGAAGTCCATTTTGAAGACAGTAGTTTATCCTTCTTCAGGCACTTCCCTTCCTTAACTTTAAGTCTGCAGAATTTCACCTTAAAAGGCTCAGCACCATTTCAACAGGATACCTTGTTGCACACTAAGGAACTTGCCTTCAGAGTGGATCTGAGTACGGTATTTTCAGATCAGATTAAAATTGATCAGGTTTTTATTAATGAAGCCGATATCCATGTGAAAGTAGATGAAAAAGGAAATGCCAATTACAATGTGTATGAAAGCAAGCCGGATAGCACGCAAAAAGCACCGGAAAATAGCAATACCGCCATTAAAATCGAGGGGATCTTTATCAAAAAAAGTAACCTGACTTATAATGACCAATCGGTACCCATGCTGATCAGCGCCAAAGGTTTAAACTATTCCGGACAAGGCGATTTTAGCAAGGCGATCTTTGACCTGAAAAGTCAGGCCAATATAGACAGCCTGGATGTGGTATATGCGGGTTCTCCTTACCTACTGGGTAAAAAAATCAATGCCAAATTGCTGACTAAGATCAACACCAATTCACTGGATTTGATGTTTGATGAAAATGATTTACAAATCAACTCTTTACCTATTCATTTTGTTGGCCGTTTCTCTTTTATTAAAGATGGCTACGACATCAATTTCAAAACGAAAGCAAAAGAAACGGATCTGCACAATATCTTTTCGGCCTTGCCTCCAGAGGTAGCCAGCCGGGTAGAAAAAACAAACATCAAGGGTTATGCAGAAATTGAAGCTTCTTTAATCGGTAAGTACCTGGCGAAAAGCAACACTATGCCTACGGCAACTTTCAATATGAAAATCCGAGACGGTGAAATTTCTAACCCTAAAGCTCCGGAATCCATCAGTAAATTATACCTGAATCTGCAGACGAAGTTACCAAGTTTAAACATGGACAGCCTCAGCATCAATATGGACAGCCTGTATTTTAATATGGGTAAAGACCATTTGAGTTCTGTGGTCAAGTTAAACGGCCTGGTAAGCCCTGAGATCTACATTAAAACCCGCGCCTCCATTGATCTTGAAAAATGGGGCAAGATTTTCAGTGTAGACCTGATCAGAGGTCATTATGATATCGATTTACATGCAGATGGAAAATACAGCAAAAAAGTAGTAAGAAGTGGTATCAGAAAAGTAGATACTGTAATTGCCAGCATCCCTAAATTTCGCCTGTTTTCTAAAGTAACCAACGGCTATTTTAAATTCGCTTCTTTACCCGCAGCAATCGATAAGATTAATTTCAGTATCAATGGCCAGAATCCTGACGGAAACTACAAAAATACGAAGATTGAAATCAGTAATATCGACATTCAGGCTTTGAGCAGCTATATTCGTGGATCGGCAAAACTGCAAACCGCAGAAAACATGCCGGTGGATGTGCAGCTCCAATCTATGGTCAATTTTGCAGAAATCAAGAATTTCTACCCTTTAAAAGATTTAGAATTGAACGGAGAACTTCATGTAGATCTGCAAAGTAAAGGAGGCTACAATAAGCTTAAAAAACTATTCCCGGTCACTACTGCTTCGATTCAACTGGCTAACGGGAGGATTAAAACTGCGCATTTGGATCAGCCTTTAGAGAAAATCGTAATTGATGCCGCATTGGTCAATAAGGATGGTAAACTAAAAGGCACTCAATTAAATATCAAACCGATTTCATTTCAAATGGCTGGACAGCCCTTCATGCTGAAAGCAGATGTGAAGAATTTTGAAAATGTGGCTTACCATATCAGCTCAAAGGGAACCATTGACATCGGGAAAATGTACCAGTTATTTGCTGTAAAAGGATACCAGATAAAAGGTTCTATTTTCAGCAATGTTTCTTTTAACGGATTACAAAGTGACGCCATGAACGGACGTTACCATAAATTGAATAACCATGGGCGTGTGGTGATCAAATCCTTAAACCTGGAATCCGATCTGTTTCCAAAAACGTTCCTGATCCGAAATGGTGTCTTCTCTTTTGCGCAGGATAAGATGAAGTTTGAAAACTTTCAGGCCAGTTATGGTCGATCCAATATCAGCATGAAAGGCCATCTGGGCAATATCATCAATTATGTATTGTCTGATAAAGCAAAACTAACCGGAAACTTTAGCATGGATACGAAGGCTTTATATGCCGACGAGTTTATGGCCTATAATGGCGTTCCGGTGGAGGCATCAGGCAAAGCTATGCCGAGTAACGGGGTGATCATCATCCCTGGCAATCTGGATGTGGAGCTCCTTGCAAATGCAGGTACCGTTTATTACAACGACCTTAAAATTAAAGATGCAAAAGGCACATTGGCGCTCAATAACGGTGTGATGTCATTAAAACAGGCCAGCTTCAACCTGATTGATGCGCCGGTAGTGATGGATGCGACTTATAAAAGCTTAAGTCCAAAATCGGCAACATTCGATTATCACCTGACGGCCAAAGAATTCGATATTGCGAAAGCTTATAAAGAGATCAAATTATTCCGGGAAATGGCTACTTCTGCCGGGAAAATGAAAGGAGTGATTGGCCTGGACTACCAGCTTTCGGGTAAACTGAATCAGGACATGTTCCCTGTCTTCCCTTCTTTAAAAGGCGCAGGTCTCCTCTCGGTAAAGAAAATCAGCATGAGTGGATTTAAGCTGATGAATGCGATAGGAAAAGCGACCAAAAGGGATAGTTTGAGCAATCCGGATCTTTCTGAGATCAATATCAAAAGCACTATTAACAACAACATCATTACCATTGAGAGGTTTAAGATGCGTGTTGCGGGCTTCAGACCACGTTTTGAGGGCCAGGTGAGCTTTGATGGGCGCTTAAACTTAAGCGGCAGGCTCGGTCTTCCTCCTTTCGGATTGATCGGCATTCCATTGAGCATTACCGGAACTCAGGATAAACCTAAAGTTGCACTCAAAAGAAACAAAGACGCAAAACTCGAAGAAACGGAAGACGATACCGAATAA
- a CDS encoding TetR/AcrR family transcriptional regulator, with amino-acid sequence MRIRDVNKIELVKEKAVALLVKVGFEGFTMAKLAKSCSISVATLYIYYKDKDDLILQIGLEETKKISSMMLEGFDPEFSFADGLRHQWKNRAKAMLENPLTCQMIEQLRTSTYQEKIFETMTETFRQTLGVFMERAVAKGEVDAMPMETYWSVAFGPLYALVRFHNEGRSIGGRPFILTDEILWSSFELVLKAFKK; translated from the coding sequence ATGAGAATCAGAGATGTAAATAAAATTGAGCTGGTTAAGGAGAAGGCTGTGGCGCTGTTGGTGAAAGTCGGTTTTGAAGGCTTTACCATGGCTAAACTGGCAAAATCCTGTAGCATTTCTGTGGCCACTTTATACATTTATTATAAGGATAAGGATGACCTGATCCTCCAGATAGGTCTTGAAGAGACTAAAAAGATCAGCAGTATGATGCTGGAGGGCTTTGACCCTGAGTTTTCTTTTGCCGACGGGTTGAGACATCAATGGAAAAACCGCGCAAAGGCGATGCTGGAAAACCCCTTGACCTGTCAGATGATTGAACAGCTCCGAACTTCTACCTATCAGGAAAAGATTTTCGAAACCATGACAGAAACATTCAGGCAAACCCTGGGTGTATTTATGGAGCGGGCAGTGGCCAAAGGAGAGGTTGATGCCATGCCTATGGAAACCTACTGGTCGGTTGCTTTCGGTCCCCTATATGCCTTGGTTCGTTTTCATAACGAAGGACGAAGCATTGGCGGGAGGCCCTTCATCCTGACTGATGAAATCCTTTGGTCTTCTTTTGAGTTAGTATTGAAAGCTTTTAAAAAATAA